The proteins below come from a single Tachysurus fulvidraco isolate hzauxx_2018 chromosome 26, HZAU_PFXX_2.0, whole genome shotgun sequence genomic window:
- the LOC113634138 gene encoding carbohydrate-responsive element-binding protein-like isoform X1, whose protein sequence is MAKLEKFSEPTKESQIVVSETDSEQDDGLTHAQSAGPGTSSEAARHAQVIHSGHFMVSSPHSDPVPRSRRSYYDFDTVNKPRCQTYSFGPFSSGRLSIDPTLTRLFECMTLAYSGKIVSPKWKSFKGLRLLWRDKIRLNNGIWRAWFIQYVEKRKNPVCGFVTPLEGSEADAHRKPEAIVLEGSYWKRRIEVVIKEYHKWRIYYKKRKHKDHVPVLQTTPICRSGLEKWSNQMYPEPEASQEEVHMFDLDCFLSDISDTLFTMTQKPSPWSEKYQNTYTSNADMIQPGLTPLQPSLDDLMDIPDIFASYRGHPPVQSGYADSELFESSSSSLFPSAHTSAVINTPLIHAGSQITQPNMTVESLPQPSSAEGLSCHGYPHQPLTTEMPFDTSSMTSNPKFKSHLQYSEYHHSPASLHNMGSYGQSYSVPGIVTGPSNMSSASMSQENPYIYPNTCLKYRHASGNQSGSSVVTTPTVITHTGSMNVVSHDLQEGQSYSMLDMLDYQQASVAPPLPSQAHCFSVPQQVTMGSGTGKHKQKMGGGRRFPVATAAPVSVAPPTQTSCLAKLLSSSSQERKPTMGFDPPFVGLKCHRPASPILAQSTSSMPVGQRGSQVSQHPPWPPAEVPLQCQLPMMVHSNVSHGSCISSLLVPKTEKLSPVQIQPPERTGLTVSFSGSFGPTSPTMLPEKTSESSHTLSGITKTEPNRTDTRRITHISAEQKRRFNIKLGFDTLHSLVTTLSSQPSIKISKATTLQKTAEYISKMQQERAQLHEEAQRLRDEILALNSAINVCQQQLPATGVPITRQRFDHMRERFREYVRSQTLQNWKFWIFSVIMEPLFESYNVMVSTASVEEMCRTTLTWLDQHCSLPALRPTVLSSLRLLSTTTSILTDPSLVPEQATQAVTQRHLSHNFSQ, encoded by the exons ATGGCAAAGCTGGAGAAGTTTTCCGAGCCAACGAAAGAGTCTCAGATCGTTGTTTCGGAGACAGATTCGGAGCAGGATGACGGTTTGACTCACGCGCAATCTGCCGGTCCCGGCACCAGCTCGGAGGCGGCGCGGCACGCGCAGGTGATCCACAGCGGACACTTCATGGTTTCATCCCCGCACAGTGATCCCGTACCGCGCAGCAGGAGAAGTTATTACGACTTCGACACGGTGAACAAGCCGCGCTGCCAGACCTACAGCTTCGGACCGTTCAGCTCCGGCAGACTGAGCATCGACCCGACACTCACGCGCCTGTTCGAGTGCATGACACTGGCCTATAG TGGGAAGATCGTGTCTCCTAAGTGGAAATCCTTCAAAGGTCTGAGGCTACTGTGGAGGGATAAAATCCGACTGAATAATGGCATCTGGAGAGCTTGGTTTATTCAAT atgtggaaaaaaggaaaaatccagTGTGCGGGTTTGTCACTCCGTTGGAGGGCTCTGAAGCAGACGCCCATCGAAAACCTGAG GCAATTGTACTGGAGGGCAGCTACTGGAAGAGACGGATAGAAGTGGTGATAAAAGAGTATCATAAATGGAGGATTTACTACAAGAAGAGG aaacaCAAAGATCATGTCCCTGTTCTGCAGACG ACGCCCATCTGCAGGTCTGGCCTGGAGAAATGGTCCAATCAGATGTACCCCGAACCAGAAGCTTCTCAGGAGGAGGTGCATATGTTTGACTTGGACTGCTTTCTGTCAGATATCTCAGATACTCTGTTCACCATGACCCAGAAGCCAAGCCCTTGGAGTGAGAAATACCAAAATA CCTACACCAGCAACGCTGATATGATCCAGCCTGGTTTAACACCACTTCAGCCCAGCTTGGATGATCTCATGGACATTCCTG ACATCTTTGCAAGTTACCGTGGACATCCTCCGGTACAGAGTGGTTATGCTGACTCTGAATTATTCGAGAGTTCCTCCAGCTCACTATTTCCCTCAGCCCACACGTCCGCTGTGATTAATACACCCCTGATACATGCAGGATCCCAGATTACACAG CCCAATATGACAGTTGAAAGCTTGCCTCAGCCCTCATCAGCAGAAGGCTTATCCTGCCATGGCTATCCACACCAACCACTGACCACTGAGATGCCCTTTGATACTAGCAGTATGACCTCCAACCCCAAGTTCAAGAGccatttacagtacagtgaatACCATCACTCTCCAGCAAGCCTCCACAACATGGGCTCATACGGACAGTCCTACAGTGTCCCTGGCATTGTCACTGGACCTTCAAATATGTCCTCTGCCTCTATGTCTCAGGAGAACCCTTACATCTACCCAAACACCTGCTTAAAATACAGACATGCTTCAGGCAACCAATCAGGGAGTAGCGTCGTAACCACACCCACCGTCATCACGCATACGGGATCCATGAATGTCGTATCACATGATCTCCAAGAGGGACAAAGCTACAGTATGTTAGACATGCTGGACTACCAGCAGGCATCTGTGGCTCCACCTTTGCCTAGCCAGGCACACTGTTTCTCTGTGCCACAGCAGGTAACTATGGGCTCGGGAACAGGCAAGCACAAGCAAAAGATGGGAGGAGGCCGAAGGTTTCCAGTGGCTACGGCTGCACCTGTTTCTGTGGCTCCACCCACACAGACTAGCTGCCTGGCCAAGCTCTTGTCCTCCAGCTCTCAAGAAA GAAAACCGACAATGGGTTTCGATCCTCCATTTGTTGGGCTGAAATGCCACAGACCAGCTTCTCCCATCTTAGCA CAGTCTACCAGCAGTATGCCAGTGGGCCAAAGAGGTTCACAGGTATCCCAGCATCCTCCTTGGCCCCCTGCTGAAGTGCCGCTGCAGTGCCAGTTGCCCATGATGGTACATTCCAACGTCTCTCACGGCTCCTGCATCTCATCACTTCTCGTCCCCAAAACTGAGAAACTTTCTCCTGTCCAAATCCAGCCACCAGAGAGGACAGGTTTAACAG TAAGTTTTTCAGGAAGCTTCGGTCCTACATCTCCAACGATGCTGCCAGAGAAAACGTCCGAGTCATCACACACCTTATCCGGAATAACCAAGACAGAGCCCAATAGg acagacacaaggcgAATCACACACATATCTGCTGAGCAGAAGAGAAGGTTTAACATCAAATTGGGCTTTGACActttacacagtctggtcacaACACTTAGCTCTCAGCCAAGCATTAAG ATTAGTAAGGCCACTACGCTACAGAAGACAGCTGAGTACATCAGTAAGATGCAGCAGGAGAGAGCGCAGCTCCACGAAGAAGCCCAAAGACTCCGGGATGAAATTCTAGCACTCAACTCTGCCATCAA tgtgtgtcagcagcAGCTCCCTGCCACCGGCGTCCCCATCACTCGCCAGCGCTTTGATCACATGAGGGAGAGGTTTAGAGAATATGTCCGGTCCCAGACTCTCCAGAATTGGAAATTCTGGATT TTCAGTGTGATTATGGAGCCTCTGTTTGAGTCCTATAACGTCATGGTGTCCACAGCCAGTGTGGAGGAGATGTGTCGCACCACACTCACCTGGCTGGACCAACACTGCTCCCTACCTGCCCTCAGACCCA CTGTTCTGAGTTCACTCCGCTTGCTCAGCACCACCACGTCCATCCTGACAGACCCGAGTCTGGTTCCTGAGCAGGCAACTCAGGCAGTCACTCAGAGACACCTGTCCCACAACTTCAGCCAATGA
- the LOC113634138 gene encoding carbohydrate-responsive element-binding protein-like isoform X3: MAKLEKFSEPTKESQIVVSETDSEQDDGLTHAQSAGPGTSSEAARHAQVIHSGHFMVSSPHSDPVPRSRRSYYDFDTVNKPRCQTYSFGPFSSGRLSIDPTLTRLFECMTLAYSGKIVSPKWKSFKGLRLLWRDKIRLNNGIWRAWFIQYVEKRKNPVCGFVTPLEGSEADAHRKPEAIVLEGSYWKRRIEVVIKEYHKWRIYYKKRKHKDHVPVLQTTPICRSGLEKWSNQMYPEPEASQEEVHMFDLDCFLSDISDTLFTMTQKPSPWSEKYQNTYTSNADMIQPGLTPLQPSLDDLMDIPDIFASYRGHPPVQSGYADSELFESSSSSLFPSAHTSAVINTPLIHAGSQITQPNMTVESLPQPSSAEGLSCHGYPHQPLTTEMPFDTSSMTSNPKFKSHLQYSEYHHSPASLHNMGSYGQSYSVPGIVTGPSNMSSASMSQENPYIYPNTCLKYRHASGNQSGSSVVTTPTVITHTGSMNVVSHDLQEGQSYSMLDMLDYQQASVAPPLPSQAHCFSVPQQVTMGSGTGKHKQKMGGGRRFPVATAAPVSVAPPTQTSCLAKLLSSSSQERKPTMGFDPPFVGLKCHRPASPILAQSTSSMPVGQRGSQVSQHPPWPPAEVPLQCQLPMMVHSNVSHGSCISSLLVPKTEKLSPVQIQPPERTGLTGSFGPTSPTMLPEKTSESSHTLSGITKTEPNRTDTRRITHISAEQKRRFNIKLGFDTLHSLVTTLSSQPSIKISKATTLQKTAEYISKMQQERAQLHEEAQRLRDEILALNSAINVCQQQLPATGVPITRQRFDHMRERFREYVRSQTLQNWKFWIFSVIMEPLFESYNVMVSTASVEEMCRTTLTWLDQHCSLPALRPTVLSSLRLLSTTTSILTDPSLVPEQATQAVTQRHLSHNFSQ, from the exons ATGGCAAAGCTGGAGAAGTTTTCCGAGCCAACGAAAGAGTCTCAGATCGTTGTTTCGGAGACAGATTCGGAGCAGGATGACGGTTTGACTCACGCGCAATCTGCCGGTCCCGGCACCAGCTCGGAGGCGGCGCGGCACGCGCAGGTGATCCACAGCGGACACTTCATGGTTTCATCCCCGCACAGTGATCCCGTACCGCGCAGCAGGAGAAGTTATTACGACTTCGACACGGTGAACAAGCCGCGCTGCCAGACCTACAGCTTCGGACCGTTCAGCTCCGGCAGACTGAGCATCGACCCGACACTCACGCGCCTGTTCGAGTGCATGACACTGGCCTATAG TGGGAAGATCGTGTCTCCTAAGTGGAAATCCTTCAAAGGTCTGAGGCTACTGTGGAGGGATAAAATCCGACTGAATAATGGCATCTGGAGAGCTTGGTTTATTCAAT atgtggaaaaaaggaaaaatccagTGTGCGGGTTTGTCACTCCGTTGGAGGGCTCTGAAGCAGACGCCCATCGAAAACCTGAG GCAATTGTACTGGAGGGCAGCTACTGGAAGAGACGGATAGAAGTGGTGATAAAAGAGTATCATAAATGGAGGATTTACTACAAGAAGAGG aaacaCAAAGATCATGTCCCTGTTCTGCAGACG ACGCCCATCTGCAGGTCTGGCCTGGAGAAATGGTCCAATCAGATGTACCCCGAACCAGAAGCTTCTCAGGAGGAGGTGCATATGTTTGACTTGGACTGCTTTCTGTCAGATATCTCAGATACTCTGTTCACCATGACCCAGAAGCCAAGCCCTTGGAGTGAGAAATACCAAAATA CCTACACCAGCAACGCTGATATGATCCAGCCTGGTTTAACACCACTTCAGCCCAGCTTGGATGATCTCATGGACATTCCTG ACATCTTTGCAAGTTACCGTGGACATCCTCCGGTACAGAGTGGTTATGCTGACTCTGAATTATTCGAGAGTTCCTCCAGCTCACTATTTCCCTCAGCCCACACGTCCGCTGTGATTAATACACCCCTGATACATGCAGGATCCCAGATTACACAG CCCAATATGACAGTTGAAAGCTTGCCTCAGCCCTCATCAGCAGAAGGCTTATCCTGCCATGGCTATCCACACCAACCACTGACCACTGAGATGCCCTTTGATACTAGCAGTATGACCTCCAACCCCAAGTTCAAGAGccatttacagtacagtgaatACCATCACTCTCCAGCAAGCCTCCACAACATGGGCTCATACGGACAGTCCTACAGTGTCCCTGGCATTGTCACTGGACCTTCAAATATGTCCTCTGCCTCTATGTCTCAGGAGAACCCTTACATCTACCCAAACACCTGCTTAAAATACAGACATGCTTCAGGCAACCAATCAGGGAGTAGCGTCGTAACCACACCCACCGTCATCACGCATACGGGATCCATGAATGTCGTATCACATGATCTCCAAGAGGGACAAAGCTACAGTATGTTAGACATGCTGGACTACCAGCAGGCATCTGTGGCTCCACCTTTGCCTAGCCAGGCACACTGTTTCTCTGTGCCACAGCAGGTAACTATGGGCTCGGGAACAGGCAAGCACAAGCAAAAGATGGGAGGAGGCCGAAGGTTTCCAGTGGCTACGGCTGCACCTGTTTCTGTGGCTCCACCCACACAGACTAGCTGCCTGGCCAAGCTCTTGTCCTCCAGCTCTCAAGAAA GAAAACCGACAATGGGTTTCGATCCTCCATTTGTTGGGCTGAAATGCCACAGACCAGCTTCTCCCATCTTAGCA CAGTCTACCAGCAGTATGCCAGTGGGCCAAAGAGGTTCACAGGTATCCCAGCATCCTCCTTGGCCCCCTGCTGAAGTGCCGCTGCAGTGCCAGTTGCCCATGATGGTACATTCCAACGTCTCTCACGGCTCCTGCATCTCATCACTTCTCGTCCCCAAAACTGAGAAACTTTCTCCTGTCCAAATCCAGCCACCAGAGAGGACAGGTTTAACAG GAAGCTTCGGTCCTACATCTCCAACGATGCTGCCAGAGAAAACGTCCGAGTCATCACACACCTTATCCGGAATAACCAAGACAGAGCCCAATAGg acagacacaaggcgAATCACACACATATCTGCTGAGCAGAAGAGAAGGTTTAACATCAAATTGGGCTTTGACActttacacagtctggtcacaACACTTAGCTCTCAGCCAAGCATTAAG ATTAGTAAGGCCACTACGCTACAGAAGACAGCTGAGTACATCAGTAAGATGCAGCAGGAGAGAGCGCAGCTCCACGAAGAAGCCCAAAGACTCCGGGATGAAATTCTAGCACTCAACTCTGCCATCAA tgtgtgtcagcagcAGCTCCCTGCCACCGGCGTCCCCATCACTCGCCAGCGCTTTGATCACATGAGGGAGAGGTTTAGAGAATATGTCCGGTCCCAGACTCTCCAGAATTGGAAATTCTGGATT TTCAGTGTGATTATGGAGCCTCTGTTTGAGTCCTATAACGTCATGGTGTCCACAGCCAGTGTGGAGGAGATGTGTCGCACCACACTCACCTGGCTGGACCAACACTGCTCCCTACCTGCCCTCAGACCCA CTGTTCTGAGTTCACTCCGCTTGCTCAGCACCACCACGTCCATCCTGACAGACCCGAGTCTGGTTCCTGAGCAGGCAACTCAGGCAGTCACTCAGAGACACCTGTCCCACAACTTCAGCCAATGA
- the LOC113634138 gene encoding carbohydrate-responsive element-binding protein-like isoform X4: MAKLEKFSEPTKESQIVVSETDSEQDDGLTHAQSAGPGTSSEAARHAQVIHSGHFMVSSPHSDPVPRSRRSYYDFDTVNKPRCQTYSFGPFSSGRLSIDPTLTRLFECMTLAYSGKIVSPKWKSFKGLRLLWRDKIRLNNGIWRAWFIQYVEKRKNPVCGFVTPLEGSEADAHRKPEAIVLEGSYWKRRIEVVIKEYHKWRIYYKKRKHKDHVPVLQTTPICRSGLEKWSNQMYPEPEASQEEVHMFDLDCFLSDISDTLFTMTQKPSPWSEKYQNNIFASYRGHPPVQSGYADSELFESSSSSLFPSAHTSAVINTPLIHAGSQITQPNMTVESLPQPSSAEGLSCHGYPHQPLTTEMPFDTSSMTSNPKFKSHLQYSEYHHSPASLHNMGSYGQSYSVPGIVTGPSNMSSASMSQENPYIYPNTCLKYRHASGNQSGSSVVTTPTVITHTGSMNVVSHDLQEGQSYSMLDMLDYQQASVAPPLPSQAHCFSVPQQVTMGSGTGKHKQKMGGGRRFPVATAAPVSVAPPTQTSCLAKLLSSSSQERKPTMGFDPPFVGLKCHRPASPILAQSTSSMPVGQRGSQVSQHPPWPPAEVPLQCQLPMMVHSNVSHGSCISSLLVPKTEKLSPVQIQPPERTGLTVSFSGSFGPTSPTMLPEKTSESSHTLSGITKTEPNRTDTRRITHISAEQKRRFNIKLGFDTLHSLVTTLSSQPSIKISKATTLQKTAEYISKMQQERAQLHEEAQRLRDEILALNSAINVCQQQLPATGVPITRQRFDHMRERFREYVRSQTLQNWKFWIFSVIMEPLFESYNVMVSTASVEEMCRTTLTWLDQHCSLPALRPTVLSSLRLLSTTTSILTDPSLVPEQATQAVTQRHLSHNFSQ; the protein is encoded by the exons ATGGCAAAGCTGGAGAAGTTTTCCGAGCCAACGAAAGAGTCTCAGATCGTTGTTTCGGAGACAGATTCGGAGCAGGATGACGGTTTGACTCACGCGCAATCTGCCGGTCCCGGCACCAGCTCGGAGGCGGCGCGGCACGCGCAGGTGATCCACAGCGGACACTTCATGGTTTCATCCCCGCACAGTGATCCCGTACCGCGCAGCAGGAGAAGTTATTACGACTTCGACACGGTGAACAAGCCGCGCTGCCAGACCTACAGCTTCGGACCGTTCAGCTCCGGCAGACTGAGCATCGACCCGACACTCACGCGCCTGTTCGAGTGCATGACACTGGCCTATAG TGGGAAGATCGTGTCTCCTAAGTGGAAATCCTTCAAAGGTCTGAGGCTACTGTGGAGGGATAAAATCCGACTGAATAATGGCATCTGGAGAGCTTGGTTTATTCAAT atgtggaaaaaaggaaaaatccagTGTGCGGGTTTGTCACTCCGTTGGAGGGCTCTGAAGCAGACGCCCATCGAAAACCTGAG GCAATTGTACTGGAGGGCAGCTACTGGAAGAGACGGATAGAAGTGGTGATAAAAGAGTATCATAAATGGAGGATTTACTACAAGAAGAGG aaacaCAAAGATCATGTCCCTGTTCTGCAGACG ACGCCCATCTGCAGGTCTGGCCTGGAGAAATGGTCCAATCAGATGTACCCCGAACCAGAAGCTTCTCAGGAGGAGGTGCATATGTTTGACTTGGACTGCTTTCTGTCAGATATCTCAGATACTCTGTTCACCATGACCCAGAAGCCAAGCCCTTGGAGTGAGAAATACCAAAATA ACATCTTTGCAAGTTACCGTGGACATCCTCCGGTACAGAGTGGTTATGCTGACTCTGAATTATTCGAGAGTTCCTCCAGCTCACTATTTCCCTCAGCCCACACGTCCGCTGTGATTAATACACCCCTGATACATGCAGGATCCCAGATTACACAG CCCAATATGACAGTTGAAAGCTTGCCTCAGCCCTCATCAGCAGAAGGCTTATCCTGCCATGGCTATCCACACCAACCACTGACCACTGAGATGCCCTTTGATACTAGCAGTATGACCTCCAACCCCAAGTTCAAGAGccatttacagtacagtgaatACCATCACTCTCCAGCAAGCCTCCACAACATGGGCTCATACGGACAGTCCTACAGTGTCCCTGGCATTGTCACTGGACCTTCAAATATGTCCTCTGCCTCTATGTCTCAGGAGAACCCTTACATCTACCCAAACACCTGCTTAAAATACAGACATGCTTCAGGCAACCAATCAGGGAGTAGCGTCGTAACCACACCCACCGTCATCACGCATACGGGATCCATGAATGTCGTATCACATGATCTCCAAGAGGGACAAAGCTACAGTATGTTAGACATGCTGGACTACCAGCAGGCATCTGTGGCTCCACCTTTGCCTAGCCAGGCACACTGTTTCTCTGTGCCACAGCAGGTAACTATGGGCTCGGGAACAGGCAAGCACAAGCAAAAGATGGGAGGAGGCCGAAGGTTTCCAGTGGCTACGGCTGCACCTGTTTCTGTGGCTCCACCCACACAGACTAGCTGCCTGGCCAAGCTCTTGTCCTCCAGCTCTCAAGAAA GAAAACCGACAATGGGTTTCGATCCTCCATTTGTTGGGCTGAAATGCCACAGACCAGCTTCTCCCATCTTAGCA CAGTCTACCAGCAGTATGCCAGTGGGCCAAAGAGGTTCACAGGTATCCCAGCATCCTCCTTGGCCCCCTGCTGAAGTGCCGCTGCAGTGCCAGTTGCCCATGATGGTACATTCCAACGTCTCTCACGGCTCCTGCATCTCATCACTTCTCGTCCCCAAAACTGAGAAACTTTCTCCTGTCCAAATCCAGCCACCAGAGAGGACAGGTTTAACAG TAAGTTTTTCAGGAAGCTTCGGTCCTACATCTCCAACGATGCTGCCAGAGAAAACGTCCGAGTCATCACACACCTTATCCGGAATAACCAAGACAGAGCCCAATAGg acagacacaaggcgAATCACACACATATCTGCTGAGCAGAAGAGAAGGTTTAACATCAAATTGGGCTTTGACActttacacagtctggtcacaACACTTAGCTCTCAGCCAAGCATTAAG ATTAGTAAGGCCACTACGCTACAGAAGACAGCTGAGTACATCAGTAAGATGCAGCAGGAGAGAGCGCAGCTCCACGAAGAAGCCCAAAGACTCCGGGATGAAATTCTAGCACTCAACTCTGCCATCAA tgtgtgtcagcagcAGCTCCCTGCCACCGGCGTCCCCATCACTCGCCAGCGCTTTGATCACATGAGGGAGAGGTTTAGAGAATATGTCCGGTCCCAGACTCTCCAGAATTGGAAATTCTGGATT TTCAGTGTGATTATGGAGCCTCTGTTTGAGTCCTATAACGTCATGGTGTCCACAGCCAGTGTGGAGGAGATGTGTCGCACCACACTCACCTGGCTGGACCAACACTGCTCCCTACCTGCCCTCAGACCCA CTGTTCTGAGTTCACTCCGCTTGCTCAGCACCACCACGTCCATCCTGACAGACCCGAGTCTGGTTCCTGAGCAGGCAACTCAGGCAGTCACTCAGAGACACCTGTCCCACAACTTCAGCCAATGA
- the LOC113634138 gene encoding carbohydrate-responsive element-binding protein-like isoform X2, giving the protein MAKLEKFSEPTKESQIVVSETDSEQDDGLTHAQSAGPGTSSEAARHAQVIHSGHFMVSSPHSDPVPRSRRSYYDFDTVNKPRCQTYSFGPFSSGRLSIDPTLTRLFECMTLAYSGKIVSPKWKSFKGLRLLWRDKIRLNNGIWRAWFIQYVEKRKNPVCGFVTPLEGSEADAHRKPEAIVLEGSYWKRRIEVVIKEYHKWRIYYKKRKHKDHVPVLQTTPICRSGLEKWSNQMYPEPEASQEEVHMFDLDCFLSDISDTLFTMTQKPSPWSEKYQNTYTSNADMIQPGLTPLQPSLDDLMDIPDIFASYRGHPPVQSGYADSELFESSSSSLFPSAHTSAVINTPLIHAGSQITQPNMTVESLPQPSSAEGLSCHGYPHQPLTTEMPFDTSSMTSNPKFKSHLQYSEYHHSPASLHNMGSYGQSYSVPGIVTGPSNMSSASMSQENPYIYPNTCLKYRHASGNQSGSSVVTTPTVITHTGSMNVVSHDLQEGQSYSMLDMLDYQQASVAPPLPSQAHCFSVPQQVTMGSGTGKHKQKMGGGRRFPVATAAPVSVAPPTQTSCLAKLLSSSSQERKPTMGFDPPFVGLKCHRPASPILASTSSMPVGQRGSQVSQHPPWPPAEVPLQCQLPMMVHSNVSHGSCISSLLVPKTEKLSPVQIQPPERTGLTVSFSGSFGPTSPTMLPEKTSESSHTLSGITKTEPNRTDTRRITHISAEQKRRFNIKLGFDTLHSLVTTLSSQPSIKISKATTLQKTAEYISKMQQERAQLHEEAQRLRDEILALNSAINVCQQQLPATGVPITRQRFDHMRERFREYVRSQTLQNWKFWIFSVIMEPLFESYNVMVSTASVEEMCRTTLTWLDQHCSLPALRPTVLSSLRLLSTTTSILTDPSLVPEQATQAVTQRHLSHNFSQ; this is encoded by the exons ATGGCAAAGCTGGAGAAGTTTTCCGAGCCAACGAAAGAGTCTCAGATCGTTGTTTCGGAGACAGATTCGGAGCAGGATGACGGTTTGACTCACGCGCAATCTGCCGGTCCCGGCACCAGCTCGGAGGCGGCGCGGCACGCGCAGGTGATCCACAGCGGACACTTCATGGTTTCATCCCCGCACAGTGATCCCGTACCGCGCAGCAGGAGAAGTTATTACGACTTCGACACGGTGAACAAGCCGCGCTGCCAGACCTACAGCTTCGGACCGTTCAGCTCCGGCAGACTGAGCATCGACCCGACACTCACGCGCCTGTTCGAGTGCATGACACTGGCCTATAG TGGGAAGATCGTGTCTCCTAAGTGGAAATCCTTCAAAGGTCTGAGGCTACTGTGGAGGGATAAAATCCGACTGAATAATGGCATCTGGAGAGCTTGGTTTATTCAAT atgtggaaaaaaggaaaaatccagTGTGCGGGTTTGTCACTCCGTTGGAGGGCTCTGAAGCAGACGCCCATCGAAAACCTGAG GCAATTGTACTGGAGGGCAGCTACTGGAAGAGACGGATAGAAGTGGTGATAAAAGAGTATCATAAATGGAGGATTTACTACAAGAAGAGG aaacaCAAAGATCATGTCCCTGTTCTGCAGACG ACGCCCATCTGCAGGTCTGGCCTGGAGAAATGGTCCAATCAGATGTACCCCGAACCAGAAGCTTCTCAGGAGGAGGTGCATATGTTTGACTTGGACTGCTTTCTGTCAGATATCTCAGATACTCTGTTCACCATGACCCAGAAGCCAAGCCCTTGGAGTGAGAAATACCAAAATA CCTACACCAGCAACGCTGATATGATCCAGCCTGGTTTAACACCACTTCAGCCCAGCTTGGATGATCTCATGGACATTCCTG ACATCTTTGCAAGTTACCGTGGACATCCTCCGGTACAGAGTGGTTATGCTGACTCTGAATTATTCGAGAGTTCCTCCAGCTCACTATTTCCCTCAGCCCACACGTCCGCTGTGATTAATACACCCCTGATACATGCAGGATCCCAGATTACACAG CCCAATATGACAGTTGAAAGCTTGCCTCAGCCCTCATCAGCAGAAGGCTTATCCTGCCATGGCTATCCACACCAACCACTGACCACTGAGATGCCCTTTGATACTAGCAGTATGACCTCCAACCCCAAGTTCAAGAGccatttacagtacagtgaatACCATCACTCTCCAGCAAGCCTCCACAACATGGGCTCATACGGACAGTCCTACAGTGTCCCTGGCATTGTCACTGGACCTTCAAATATGTCCTCTGCCTCTATGTCTCAGGAGAACCCTTACATCTACCCAAACACCTGCTTAAAATACAGACATGCTTCAGGCAACCAATCAGGGAGTAGCGTCGTAACCACACCCACCGTCATCACGCATACGGGATCCATGAATGTCGTATCACATGATCTCCAAGAGGGACAAAGCTACAGTATGTTAGACATGCTGGACTACCAGCAGGCATCTGTGGCTCCACCTTTGCCTAGCCAGGCACACTGTTTCTCTGTGCCACAGCAGGTAACTATGGGCTCGGGAACAGGCAAGCACAAGCAAAAGATGGGAGGAGGCCGAAGGTTTCCAGTGGCTACGGCTGCACCTGTTTCTGTGGCTCCACCCACACAGACTAGCTGCCTGGCCAAGCTCTTGTCCTCCAGCTCTCAAGAAA GAAAACCGACAATGGGTTTCGATCCTCCATTTGTTGGGCTGAAATGCCACAGACCAGCTTCTCCCATCTTAGCA TCTACCAGCAGTATGCCAGTGGGCCAAAGAGGTTCACAGGTATCCCAGCATCCTCCTTGGCCCCCTGCTGAAGTGCCGCTGCAGTGCCAGTTGCCCATGATGGTACATTCCAACGTCTCTCACGGCTCCTGCATCTCATCACTTCTCGTCCCCAAAACTGAGAAACTTTCTCCTGTCCAAATCCAGCCACCAGAGAGGACAGGTTTAACAG TAAGTTTTTCAGGAAGCTTCGGTCCTACATCTCCAACGATGCTGCCAGAGAAAACGTCCGAGTCATCACACACCTTATCCGGAATAACCAAGACAGAGCCCAATAGg acagacacaaggcgAATCACACACATATCTGCTGAGCAGAAGAGAAGGTTTAACATCAAATTGGGCTTTGACActttacacagtctggtcacaACACTTAGCTCTCAGCCAAGCATTAAG ATTAGTAAGGCCACTACGCTACAGAAGACAGCTGAGTACATCAGTAAGATGCAGCAGGAGAGAGCGCAGCTCCACGAAGAAGCCCAAAGACTCCGGGATGAAATTCTAGCACTCAACTCTGCCATCAA tgtgtgtcagcagcAGCTCCCTGCCACCGGCGTCCCCATCACTCGCCAGCGCTTTGATCACATGAGGGAGAGGTTTAGAGAATATGTCCGGTCCCAGACTCTCCAGAATTGGAAATTCTGGATT TTCAGTGTGATTATGGAGCCTCTGTTTGAGTCCTATAACGTCATGGTGTCCACAGCCAGTGTGGAGGAGATGTGTCGCACCACACTCACCTGGCTGGACCAACACTGCTCCCTACCTGCCCTCAGACCCA CTGTTCTGAGTTCACTCCGCTTGCTCAGCACCACCACGTCCATCCTGACAGACCCGAGTCTGGTTCCTGAGCAGGCAACTCAGGCAGTCACTCAGAGACACCTGTCCCACAACTTCAGCCAATGA